The DNA sequence CCAGAGGTGCATAGAGTAAATGCTGAAGGGGTCAACATCATAAATAACTTTGAACCGTCAGGAGCCAATGGTAGCCTGACAAGGTTTTCAAGTGGTTCGGGAATCGTTCAAGTAACTGACGGTAAGCTTACCCTTGATTATTTAGGAGGTGGGGAGAATACCAAACTAACGCATGTTCAGATAGCACCTAGTAATGGAACACTTAGGCCAGCAGTAGTCAGCATTCAGGACGGAACTAACAATGTCATTCCGGATGGGGCAACCAATGTTTCAGTGGAGATTAACCTATCAACATCAGCATTGTACTTGCCAAATGGAAGTTTGGATAATAATACAGTGGATGCTTCTACGGTCACTTTGACTAGATTATCTGACCAGACATTAGTCCCAGCGAATGTTAACTCGACAGGTGGTGGCGATGCCATTACATTGGTTCCATTGTCAAATCTGGACCCAAACACTTCATATCGATTGGATATTACCGATGGAGTGGAGGATTTGACTGGTGTCGCAATGATTCCATATGCACTCACCTTTACAACAGGTAATGCTTCAACAGGTGAAGAAACCAACCTTTCAGAGGTGAACTTCACAAAGGTTGATTTAAGTATAACAGGTCAGCACTCCAGTTTGGAAATTGGACCTGATGGCAAGCTCTATGCTAGTACAATCAATGGTGAAATTAAGTGTTTTGAAATCCAATCTGATGGTACTTTGGCTAATCAGGTGACTTACTCACCATTTGGAGGGCCTAACAACAAAATTATTGTAGGATTAGAATTTGACCCTTCTGCAACTCCAGATAACCTGTTGGTATGGATATCTTATGAGGATACCTTTACGTTCAGTGGAGCGCCTGATTGGGATGGAAATATTGGACGCTTGAAACTTGACCCTGCCAGTAATCAGGTATTGGAAAATGTACATGTAATTGATAACCTGCCAAGGTCATCACGAGACCACTTGTCTAACAGTTTGGAGTTTGGTGCTGATGGCAAGCTTTACATGGTACAGGGTAGTAACTCGGCCATGGGACGAGGTGATGGAGCTTGGGCAAACAGGGAAGAAAGACTTTTGTCTGCGGCTGTATTAAGTCTTGATGTTAATAATTTGCCAACGAGTTTGCCTTTGGATGTGAAAACGGATGAAGGAGGTACTTATAACCCATATGCCTTGAATGTACCACTGACTATTTTTGGTACAGGAGTACGAAATGCCTATGACTTGCTATGGCACAGTAACGGACAGCTTTATGTTCCTACCAATGGTTCAGCGGCAGGTGGTAATACCCCAACCAATATTGAAACAGACCCGCTTTACATTGCGCCTCACCCAAGTGCTCCTATCAATACAGACCCAGATGTGCCGGCTATTACCAGTGTAAACCCAACCCAGAATGATTGGTTGTTCAGGGTGGTTCAAGGAGGTTATTACGGACATCCTAATCCACGACGAGGGGAATATGTAATGAACAGGGGAGATATTGACGTTAACAATAGCGGCTATAATGGTATTGCTCCAGCCTCTAACTATAGGGGAGATGCGTTCAACTTTGAGCTGAACAAATCACCGAATGGTGTGATCGAATACAGAAGCAATGCTTATGGTGGCTTGATGAAGGGATTGATTATGGTGGTGCGCTACAGCCAGCAGGATGATATCATCATTCTTCAGCCAGGTGGAGCAAATCAGGACATTATCAATGACATTGATGGAACAAGTATAGGGTTGGATGGATTCAATGACCCATTGGATCTAATTGAGGATGTAAGAACAGGAAACCTGTATGTATCCGAATATGGAGGTGGAGGTAAGATTACCTTGCTGAAACCTGATGTTCAGGCTACAGATGAAGGAATCTTTGCACTAGATCAGAATGAGTTGGTAATGGAGCAGATTATTGCCAATGGAGCTACTACTCAAACTGTAACCATCACTAATGATGGTAACTCTACCATCTCCAATATGCAGGTGAATTTGGTAGGTAATACAGGCAATGCTTTTGCCTTGGACCTAAATGGCACCTTGACATCACTTACAGCAGGTCAAAGCACCACATTTGATGTAACTTTTGACCCTGCTGCTTTAGGAGGTTTTCAGGCGCAAGTCAATATCACAGGAGACAATGCTTATGAGAGTATTTCCTTGCCACTAAAAGGATTAGGTAAAACAGGTGAAGGAGGCAGTAATGAACCTTCTTTACAACATATATTGACTACTTTCTTTGGAGGAACGGCGCCGGATGTAGGAGATGATAATCCTAATACAAATATCATTCATAGTCAGGAAGCTCAGTATACGTCTGATTTGCTTGGGGAAGAAGTGGTAGGACAGCTTTTTGAGAAGGCAGGAAATGGAAATGTAACTTTGGAACTGTTGGCAGTATATGGTCCAACCGGAAGTAGCCCAGTGGTAAGTTTTGGTTGGTACGGAGAAAACAACTCAGCCAGCAAGACGACATTGTTCTCAGTGGATAACAGTCCAACCACAAATGGACAGCGCTTGCTTCCTGAGATCAACAGCGGTGGAAGCTTATCATTTGACCCATCAACATCCAAGTTTGGTTTCTTCAGTATATGGCCAGCATTTAGTAATAGGGAAGTCTACAGTGAGGACGTACTCAATACTTTTACAGGTGCTATTCCACACCACGTACGTGTATATAAAGTACCAGGAGAACTGAACAGCTACATCATAGCAACGGAAGAACATATTTCAGGATTTGACTTCCAGGATATAGTGGTCATAGCTCGAAACATAAAACCTGCGGACGCTATTTCAGAACCACCAGTAGCAGGAGGAATCAAGGTAAACTTCCAGAATCCGGCAGCCAATCCACCTACAGAGTGGTTAAAGGACTTCGGTCAGGCTTATGGAAGCAAAGGAGACTACGCCTATGGTTGGGTTGTACCAGGCACCAATACTCCGTTGGATCTTTCTGTGGGTGGAAGTAACCCAGGAAATGGTCGAGACAGAAGTGGTGGTACAGCTATAGGTGAAGCGCTTCTTGAGGAAACCTTGATGCACATGCAGTATGATGATGTAAATGGAGGAACTGCAACAAACGGAACAAGTGCAGAAGGGGCTTGGGAGTTTGAGGTACCGAATGGTGTGTATCAGGTAACCATTTCAGCAGGAGATACGGATGATGAGAACCAGATTGGAACACACCATGTCATCAATGCAGAAGGCGTGGAAATCATCAACTCAATTACGGTTAACTCGGATGCGGGAACGACAATTATTGCTGAGCAGGGAACGGCTACAGTTACGGTAACAGATGGTAGATTGACCCTTGATGCCATTGGTGGTTTCAATACCAAAATCAAAACCATCACCATTGTTCCTGTTGGACAGCCACTTGTTACAATGGAATTGTCAGGAAGTGAGTTGGGAGAAAACCGTTTTGGTGGAGATGTAACAGTAACACTGTCAGCTACACCACAAGGCGAAGCGACATCAGCTACAGTAGATCAGTACCAGATTAATGACGGTCCACTGCAAAATTATACAGGTCCATTTGTCGTAAGTGATATCGGGAGCTATACCATTAAGGCAGTAGCAACAGATAATTTGGATAGGACTTCAAACTTTGTGGCAACACCATTTGTGATAATTAACCCTACAGGGGCAATTGTGAGCCTTGAGAATATGACCAAAGTACCAGGTACATCCATAGGCTTTCCAGCGGATGATTTCTATGTATTCCATCGGAATGCAGTCGGTTCTACTTCAGCTACCGAATGGCATGATGACAATACCATGCGAATCCATAACGATGGTACAGGCGTGATGCAGCTAGTAGATATCCAGTTGCAAAGTGGCAGTAACTTTACCATCCTAAGTATTTTGGATGAGGGAGACGCAAATGTGACATTGCCTGTGGAAATACCAGTTGGAGGACATGTTGATGTTGCTTTTGAAATCAGTTCGGCTCCAGGTGGAAAAGGAATCCTACAGGAGCAGGTGGTGATTGTGACAAATGCAGATAATGATCCAGCTTTGGAAGCAACACTCAGTGCTTCATATATGGCAGGTGTAGAAGGTAATAATGAGATAGATGTGCAGCAGGTGATGAATGTTTTCGGTTTCCAGACTTCCTTGAATGGACAGCCGAGACCAAGCTCAACTTACCCATCAGAAGCATCTGTTAATGATGGTTCACAGGGTGACCTGATACTTTCTCCAACTTTTGTACAGGCAGACCCATCACAGCCGGTAAGTTATTTGAGGCTAGCGGCATTTCATGGTTCAGGTGGAGCTCCTGCGAATGTGGGCAATATCACTTCCAACCATGGTGGAGAATGGCACCAGTCTTTGCTTCCTCGAGCAACTAATTCTTCTAATGTGATTTCTGGAGGTTCGTCAGCTACGCTTAGCGGTCCATTTAATATTAGTATAGCGGGTTATACGACGGAAGGTACAGGGCTAGGTGGCGATAATCCATTGCTTGGCGTAAGGGTTTACAAGGTCGTCAATAGGATGGGTGAAGTAATGCCAAACCACTATATAGTGGTGCAGGATTATATCGGAAGTGGTTGTGGAGCAGGGTCAGCTAACTGTGATTGGAATGATAACGTGTTGTATGTCATGAATATCAAGCCAGCTGAAGAGCCTTCGCAGATTGCTACATTGGACGATCAGAATGTAATCGCTGAAACACCTTTCAGTATTCCTACATCGCAGGCATTTGATATAGGCTACCCAGGTAACAAGCTGAAGTTTGCAGCCAATATTTTTGGAACAACAGACCCTCTCCCTGTATGGCTGGCTATCAATGCGACAACAGGTGAGATTACAGGTACCCCGCCCGCAAATGCGCCTTCATCTATCGAGATAGCAGTAACGGCAACAGATGACAACGGTATTGATATTATGACCTCATTTACCTTGAATGTTACAGGTCAGACAGAGGTTGAGTTTGTCTTTACACCTAGCCAATTAGACTTTGTGGTCAATGAGGATAACCCTGCCAATCAGGATGCCGAATTGAGTGTCAATTTGGAAGGTCAAAGCCCATTTGTACAACTTTCCGCTCAGGATGCGCCATCGTGGTTAATTTTACCAGATCCTGCGTTAGGTACACTTAGTTTTGGCATTGATGCAACAGGTTT is a window from the Limibacter armeniacum genome containing:
- a CDS encoding malectin domain-containing carbohydrate-binding protein; this encodes MFNYLLDKETVNHLCWRFLLFIVCYWGVQTAARGQCTDPSNITVLDCNQVKVSLPYTLTFNGSEGGLVDQAGLGTGFTMVDPPSARIAADDPVSNMTVSGYESSRLSVSENTLIFNAAKGIAYVEPGTSTDTNSQINTLGVGFDASQSFEITATITDQFSDDTNNSEQAGIWFGLDEANFVKLVVNNNNQVEIRREIDDVSAGNATDGVSATVANLKTSLVKLTLRIDVTAQTMTGYYSVNGGTDVEVASLELPSSYINGATVGGESMSFAGLFASKRREVAGTIVEYAFDDFQLAAIEAPTCPPISVLDCSEIIKPLPFSLTFDGTEGGLLDGDMEGVGFTMVDPPSARISEDGTISNEDVPGYEPSRLNVEGGFLNIDAAKGIAYLKPSGDGNTSTETNSQINTLGVGFDASQNFEIKTTITNQFFDGSNNSEQVGIWFGLDEGNFVKLVAGNNDAIELRSEVGDATQNADAVSIGVANIETFDVALRLEVDVTGGTMTGFYSLDGEAEVSVGSLPLPLAYINGAVVDGQNVSFAGVFASKRREAAGTSVVYEIADFSIESTVEPPVGFTVNVNFSDEAFTPPSGYEKDFGEAYGNRGNGYTYGWISTEDGTPISLVGQGRERNFDIDPLLKTLIHMDHPSTPPSGFWEIEVPNGIYQVTVGVGEASAGNDPEVHRVNAEGVNIINNFEPSGANGSLTRFSSGSGIVQVTDGKLTLDYLGGGENTKLTHVQIAPSNGTLRPAVVSIQDGTNNVIPDGATNVSVEINLSTSALYLPNGSLDNNTVDASTVTLTRLSDQTLVPANVNSTGGGDAITLVPLSNLDPNTSYRLDITDGVEDLTGVAMIPYALTFTTGNASTGEETNLSEVNFTKVDLSITGQHSSLEIGPDGKLYASTINGEIKCFEIQSDGTLANQVTYSPFGGPNNKIIVGLEFDPSATPDNLLVWISYEDTFTFSGAPDWDGNIGRLKLDPASNQVLENVHVIDNLPRSSRDHLSNSLEFGADGKLYMVQGSNSAMGRGDGAWANREERLLSAAVLSLDVNNLPTSLPLDVKTDEGGTYNPYALNVPLTIFGTGVRNAYDLLWHSNGQLYVPTNGSAAGGNTPTNIETDPLYIAPHPSAPINTDPDVPAITSVNPTQNDWLFRVVQGGYYGHPNPRRGEYVMNRGDIDVNNSGYNGIAPASNYRGDAFNFELNKSPNGVIEYRSNAYGGLMKGLIMVVRYSQQDDIIILQPGGANQDIINDIDGTSIGLDGFNDPLDLIEDVRTGNLYVSEYGGGGKITLLKPDVQATDEGIFALDQNELVMEQIIANGATTQTVTITNDGNSTISNMQVNLVGNTGNAFALDLNGTLTSLTAGQSTTFDVTFDPAALGGFQAQVNITGDNAYESISLPLKGLGKTGEGGSNEPSLQHILTTFFGGTAPDVGDDNPNTNIIHSQEAQYTSDLLGEEVVGQLFEKAGNGNVTLELLAVYGPTGSSPVVSFGWYGENNSASKTTLFSVDNSPTTNGQRLLPEINSGGSLSFDPSTSKFGFFSIWPAFSNREVYSEDVLNTFTGAIPHHVRVYKVPGELNSYIIATEEHISGFDFQDIVVIARNIKPADAISEPPVAGGIKVNFQNPAANPPTEWLKDFGQAYGSKGDYAYGWVVPGTNTPLDLSVGGSNPGNGRDRSGGTAIGEALLEETLMHMQYDDVNGGTATNGTSAEGAWEFEVPNGVYQVTISAGDTDDENQIGTHHVINAEGVEIINSITVNSDAGTTIIAEQGTATVTVTDGRLTLDAIGGFNTKIKTITIVPVGQPLVTMELSGSELGENRFGGDVTVTLSATPQGEATSATVDQYQINDGPLQNYTGPFVVSDIGSYTIKAVATDNLDRTSNFVATPFVIINPTGAIVSLENMTKVPGTSIGFPADDFYVFHRNAVGSTSATEWHDDNTMRIHNDGTGVMQLVDIQLQSGSNFTILSILDEGDANVTLPVEIPVGGHVDVAFEISSAPGGKGILQEQVVIVTNADNDPALEATLSASYMAGVEGNNEIDVQQVMNVFGFQTSLNGQPRPSSTYPSEASVNDGSQGDLILSPTFVQADPSQPVSYLRLAAFHGSGGAPANVGNITSNHGGEWHQSLLPRATNSSNVISGGSSATLSGPFNISIAGYTTEGTGLGGDNPLLGVRVYKVVNRMGEVMPNHYIVVQDYIGSGCGAGSANCDWNDNVLYVMNIKPAEEPSQIATLDDQNVIAETPFSIPTSQAFDIGYPGNKLKFAANIFGTTDPLPVWLAINATTGEITGTPPANAPSSIEIAVTATDDNGIDIMTSFTLNVTGQTEVEFVFTPSQLDFVVNEDNPANQDAELSVNLEGQSPFVQLSAQDAPSWLILPDPALGTLSFGIDATGLTAGTYQTVVTASDAGSNVDDGQLIITLDVQAPLNPISFEVTTTETSCISDTGTATITALTSVGDNIEISWSHNASLSTATASNLAEGDYSVTVTDTDLEISRTVAFTITKSLADCPYIVRINAGGPAYTNTDGEMFMDGTSSNSVFEMSGAFYTMINDVDIENATDDTIYLTETSGRDQGGQFFYNFLNMNEGEYLIRFHFAEIYFSTGGININNASPLVGSRVFNVNIEGLPVLVNFDVNEETQSPAPQAVVREFMTTVTDGTLNLDFYLGSEGTNNAQVCAIEVIQVTSGGEETTLNVEVGTLSNMASISVDMKLYEENATGSSSPLYERSVIADQVGQQPNGLIFSLNDIPTGNYVMALKAAHTLTELQNINLQNGSNYVDAGALRFGNADNDEDIGISDFSILSGTFDTTDPRADFNEDGAVDIKDFSILSSNFGQEGDVFGEQLNNTRLAAAPAIPVQNGAINLKMNGTLKAGELVTMQVQVMTATEGVDAASVALNFDADLLEVMELKGTDLLPVALKVTYSNENGTLQYTSGTLDDAVSGTFDLVTVVFKVKENATQAAVQIADGKWTDLMYAGYSVLGDTSGGAFAGALGKFEMYPNPSSDVVYLSLPSSVKESFSVLITDTAGKQVFLSSDTSILTEGISKSAIGSNGFFMVTVEVDGIHYRKKLLLK